The proteins below come from a single Chiloscyllium punctatum isolate Juve2018m chromosome 18, sChiPun1.3, whole genome shotgun sequence genomic window:
- the LOC140489294 gene encoding ferritin, middle subunit-like, which produces MASQICQNYHQDCEAAVNKQINLELTASYLYQSLMSYFDRDDVALHHFSQFFKAQSQEKQEHAEKLLKFQNQRGGGVLLQDVKKPERDEWGNGLQAMQVALDLEKNVNQSLLDLHQLATAQTDPHLCDFLETHYLDEEVEIIKRLGDYITNLKCLGAPENGLGEYLFDRLSLEDSS; this is translated from the exons ATGGCCTCCCAGATTTGTCAAAACTATCACCAGGATTGTGAAGCTGCTGTCAACAAGCAGATTAACCTGGAGCTCACTGCCTCCTATCTCTATCAGTCTTTG ATGTCGTACTTTGACCGGGATGATGTTgccctgcaccatttctcccagttCTTCAAAGCTCAGTCCCAGGAGAAGCAGGAACATGCAGAGAAGCTGCTGAAATTCCAGAATCAGCGTGGAGGTGGAGTCCTCCTCCAGGATGTGAAG AAGCCAGAGAGGGATGAGTGGGGTAACGGTCTGCAGGCAATGCAGGTTGCCCTGGATCTGGAGAAGAATGTGAACCAGAGTTTGCTGGATCTACACCAACTCGCCActgcccagactgaccctcat CTGTGTGACTTCCTGGAGACTCACtatttggatgaggaggttgagatcATCAAGCGACTTGGGGACTACATCACCAACCTGAAGTGTCTGGGAGCCCCTGAGAATGGGCTGGGAGagtacctgtttgacaggctcTCACTGGAGGACAGCAGTTAG
- the LOC140489039 gene encoding ferritin, middle subunit-like, which yields MASQVCQNYHQDCEAAVNKQINLELTASYLYQSLMSYFDQDDVALHHFSQFFKAQSQEKQEHAEKLLKFQNQRGGRVLLQDVKKPERDEWGNGLQAMQVALDLEKNVNQSLLDLHQLATAQTDPHLCDFLETHYLDEEVEIIKRLGDYTTNLKRLGAPENGLGEYLFDRLSLEDSS from the exons ATGGCTTCCCAGGTTTGTCAAAACTATCACCAGGATTGTGAAGCTGCTGTCAACAAGCAGATTAACCTGGAGCTCACTGCCTCCTATCTCTATCAGTCTTTG ATGTCGTACTTTGACCAGGATGATGTTgccctgcaccatttctcccagttCTTCAAAGCTCAGTCCCAGGAGAAGCAGGAACATGCAGAGAAGCTGCTGAAATTCCAGAATCAGCGTGGAGGCAGAGTCCTCCTCCAGGATGTGAAG AAGCCAGAGAGGGATGAGTGGGGTAATGGTCTGCAGGCAATGCAGGTTGCCCTGGATCTGGAGAAGAATGTGAACCAGAGTTTGCTGGATCTACACCAACTCGCCActgcccagactgaccctcat CTGTGTGACTTCCTGGAGACTCACtatttggatgaggaggttgagatcATCAAGCGACTTGGGGACTACACCACCAACCTGAAGCGTCTGGGAGCCCCTGAGAATGGGCTGGGAGagtacctgtttgacaggctcTCACTGGAGGACAGCAGTTAG
- the LOC140488945 gene encoding ferritin, middle subunit-like, protein MASQVCQNYHQDCEAAVNKQINLELTASYLYQSLMSYFDRDDVALHHFSQFFKAQSQEKQEHAEKLLKFQNQRGGRVLLQDVKKPERDEWGNGLQAMQVALDLEKNVNQSLLALHQLATAQTDPHLCDFLETHYLDEEVEIIKRLGDYITNLKRLGAPENGLGEYLFDRLSLEDSS, encoded by the exons ATGGCCTCCCAGGTTTGTCAAAACTATCACCAGGATTGTGAAGCTGCTGTCAACAAGCAGATTAACCTGGAGCTCACTGCCTCCTATCTCTATCAGTCTTTG ATGTCGTACTTTGACCGGGATGATGTTgccctgcaccatttctcccagttCTTCAAAGCTCAGTCCCAGGAGAAGCAGGAACATGCAGAGAAGCTGCTGAAATTCCAGAATCAGCGTGGAGGCAGAGTCCTCCTCCAGGATGTGAAG AAGCCAGAGAGGGATGAGTGGGGTAACGGTCTGCAGGCAATGCAGGTTGCCCTGGATCTGGAGAAGAATGTGAACCAGAGTTTGCTGGCTCTACACCAACTCGCCActgcccagactgaccctcat CTGTGTGACTTCCTGGAGACTCACtatttggatgaggaggttgagatcATCAAGCGACTTGGGGACTACATCACCAACCTGAAGCGTCTGGGAGCCCCTGAGAATGGGCTGGGAGagtacctgtttgacaggctcTCACTGGAGGACAGCAGTTAG